One segment of Desmodus rotundus isolate HL8 chromosome 6, HLdesRot8A.1, whole genome shotgun sequence DNA contains the following:
- the LOC123479176 gene encoding atherin, with the protein MSRRSKELATGGGCGPRERPGLEVAEDASQLSNSQLSPVLVARHLAACASNLSPQGRRSADATPARLPREVLGPARIRTSPNTIRPQTARPPRAQATALDARACGDPGPKGRVGASAGRRGRAGRLTSQASPKAVRDEQPSPARPPARNSDSSTVRPGAPASTFSSPPGAGSTRPRPGHSPAPAPSWKHRRLPALKESTREKHRKKGPGSERARWTEPEMTPGPAKGSALNLHGATREEAAPERGAPRGNKEEPGWGRALPGCRVTDLPGDAPARPPEKEPPSRGRRGRAGEERGPESEEKGAQDAPDGEAEERPAGSGAEVQRLDGVQR; encoded by the exons ATGTCCCGGAGGTCCAAGGAGCTGGCGACTGGGGGCGGTTGTGGCCCTCGGGAACGCCCAGGGCTCG AGGTGGCTGAAGACGCTAGCCAGCTCTCGAATAGCCAACTCTCCCCGGTCCTGGTCGCCCGCCACCTCGCAGCCTGCGCTTCCAACCTGAGCCCACAAGGGCGGCGGAGCGCCGACGCAACCCCTGCTCGACTCCCCAGGGAGGTGCTGGGGCCCGCGCGGATACGCACCTCGCCAAACACAATCCGCCCTCAAACCGCGCGGCCTCCACGGGCCCAGGCCACAGCGCTGGACGCACGAGCCTGCGGGGACCCAGGACCAAAGGGCCGCGTGGGTGCCTCCGCTGGAAGGCGCGGGAGAGCTGGGAGGCTGACCAGTCAGGCATCCCCGAAGGCCGTCCGCGATGAGCAGCCCTCGCCCGCCCGGCCCCCCGCCCGCAACTCGGATTCTAGCACGGTTCGCCCCGGGGCGCCCGCCTCCACCTTCTCTTCCCCGCCCGGCGCTGGCTCCACCCGGCCCCGCCCCGGACACTCACCTGCGCCGGCTCCGAGCTGGAAGCACCGCCGCCTCCCAGCTCTCAAGGAGTCCACAAGGGAGAAACACCGCAAAAAGGGCCCTGGTTCGGAGCGGGCCAGATGGACTGAACCTGAGATGACCCCAGGTCCGGCCAAGGGCAGCGCCCTGAACCTCCACGGCGCTACGCGGGAAGAGGCGGCGCCCGAGCGCGGAGCCCCGCGGGGGAACAAAGAGGAGCCGGGATGGGGCCGCGCGCTTCCTGGGTGTCGGGTGACAGATCTGCCGGGGGACGCCCCTGCCCGGCCACCTGAGAAGGAGCCACCTTCGCGCGGCAGGCGGGGTAgggcaggagaggaaaggggcCCGGAGTCGGAGGAAAAGGGTGCGCAGGATGCCCCGGACGGAGAGGCCGAAGAAAGGCCCGCGGGTTCCGGCGCAGAGGTGCAGAGGCTCGACGGAGTGCAGCGATAA